The DNA region TCGAGAGGTCAAGGCTGGAGAAGGAAAGATTAGCCAGGACAACGTGCTTCCCTTGCGCTCGGAGAGCGAAATACAGCGGGAGTCCACAGAACAGGTCAAAACCACCGCCCGCACCTACGAGCAGGATGGTCTGAGCCTGTTCGAGTTTATGGAAGATCGGTGGAAGGAGGAAAATTCCTGGAGACATCTACAAAAGACATTACTTGACGCACCCTTGGCCTACACGCCGTAGCAGGGGGTGCCATACGCCTGCGCGACAGCAGCGATAAAACCGCGTCGAGATGGAGCTCCAGTTCCCGTCGCAGGGTGGTAGATCACGCCAGGGGGCACCAGTGCGTCACAACCGACGAATCGCGTTGACAAAAGTTCGGCTGTTGATTCCAGCACCGTCACCGAACCCCATCGGCAGCGGAAGATGGGATGGCAGAGGTGAGGCTGACCTGGGGATCCAGATCGACCAGCAGGACACGCTGGCCAGCCTGTGCAAACTCGCAGCCAACGTCACGGACGATGCTGGTCTTGCCTGCGCCGCCCGCGTAATTGAATACGGTGAGCGTTTTCATTGGATGTCAGCGGATAACACGTCAAAACCCGACGCGCACGCCGGAGTAGGGGAGAGGGGACGCATTCAGATCCAGGTCACGAAGGTCTGGTGCATCAGGGCGGAACTGGATGGAATGGATAACTACACCATTCTGATGATCGTTCTACGGCGTTACCGCCTCAGACGCATCAGCCCCGGGTAATGGAAAACGCCTCGCGTAACCCGCTCAGCGCTGAACCGCGTGGAACGAACTCGTGCGCAACGTACCCGTCAAAGCCTGTCTCCTGAATGGCGCGCAGCACCGCCGGATAATAAATTTCCTGGGTGCCATTGATCTCGTTGCGCCCGGGATTCCCAGCGGTGTGATAATGGGCAAAGTACGGGTGATATTCGCTGATCGAGCGAATCAGGTCACCCTCCATGATCTGCATATGGTAGATGTCATAAAGCAGTTTCATCCGCGGTGATTCAACAGCGCGACATACCGCTACTCCCCAGGCGGTACGGTCAGCCCGGTACCCCGGGTGGTCGACCCGGCTGTTGAGCAACTCGAGGATCAGCGTTACACCCGCGTCTTCGGCGATTGGGGTAACACGGCGCAGCACCTCGGCGCTTGCGGCAATCGCTGACTCGTCGGAGCCTGTGGTGGAGCTTCCTGCGAAACACACAAGATTGGCAATGTCGTGGTGCCTGGCCAGGGCAATCGTTTGCGTCAACTCAGTCACGATTCGCCCGTGGTGCTGAGCGTCACACAAACCCTCGAGAATCGAACCGTGGCCCGCAATGCAGGCGATTCGCAGACCATGCGCCTTTACGAGCGCCCAATATTCGTGTGGCACCAGGTCAAGCGCCTCGTATCCGATCTCAGCCGCAGCCCGCACAAATGGCGCAGGACCGAGGAGCGGCGCAAAGCACCACCAGGCGGCGGACTGACGCAAGGGCTTCAGTGTGGACCATCCTTTTTGGCCTCCCCTTCAGTGGGGGAGAGCCGCAGTTCTTGCTCGATCATTGAGGTTACTGTACGACCTGAACCCCAGCAGCGGATCAGGCAGGGCTCAGAAAAGCCTTCAAATTCCCATCCGTGTCAGATGTGATACTCCCCAAGTCCCTCAGGAGCGAACTCGAACCTCTCACGCGGGAAAGTTGTTCTCTTGAGATGAACCGAGTGGGGAAATCCACGGCCATGCCAGTCAGGACGATCACAAGGATGCGGAAAACGGTAATGCGGGTACGAGCGGATATCGTGCTGCTCGGCTTCGTCTGGGTTCTGCTGCGTGGGATGCGCCGCTCGAGGAGAGATGAGACCGTAAGCACGGTGACGCGTGTGGCAAAAATTTAGAGGGAGGCAGGGCAGATCTTTGGAAAATCGATTAAAAAGGGAACGGCCGCACACTTCGCATTCGTTTGTGAGGTGTCTGGAATCAGCGAGGCCAACGCCCGCACCCTTTCCACGCAGGGCACATCCAAGATCGGAGTCGCGTCGCTCCACCTGCGAGAGCGCTTGGGCCCAGAGATTCACCCTGCTCTCTAATGGCACTGCAGACAGGGAACTGGGCTCCCCATGGGCCTGACGAGCTCCCGCGCAGGCAACCCGAACTCTCCCAACAGTGTATTGGTCCGCGGTAAAGGAGCCCTTGACCTAGGAAAGCCCTTTGAATCCACACCTCAGTTGTCGAGCGTGAAGTCCATCCGCTCAGGAAAAATCAACGTGAACGTCGCCCCCTGCCCCGGGTGCCCTTCTGCCCTGATCTGACCGCCATGCCGGTTCATGATGCGCCAAACCGTGGCCAGGCCGACCCCTATTCCCTCGAATTCGTCCTGATGATGAAGGCGCTGGAATAAGCCGAACAGTCTGCTGGACATCTGTGGGTCAAACCCCGCACCATTGTCCGTAATCTCGATCGATAAACCCTCGGGGACCGTGTGGGCGCGAACGGCAATCGACGCTTGTGCCCGCGTTCGCGTGTACTTGATTGCATTGTCCAGCAGGTTCAGAAACACCTGACGCAGCAGTCGTTGATCTCCACAAACCACCGGCAAGTCACCGATCTCCCATACGATCCGTCGTTCGCCCACATCCGGCGCCAGATCCGTCATGATCTGCTGTACCAGGTGGTCAAGAGAGACAGGGCCAAACTCCAGGGCCTGACTCGAGACGCGGGCAAGATCCAGGAGGCCCATCGTGAGCTCATCCATACGGTGAGCGGCATTCTGAATCTGTGTCAGGAGCATGCGGGTCCGCTCATCTTCAGTACTCAGGCGCCGCTGAAGCAGTTCTGCAAAGCTATGAATATGCCGGACTGGTGCGCGCAGATCGTGCGAGGCGGAATACGTAAAAGCTTCCAGATTGGCATTGGCGATCTCAAGCGCTTGTGTGCGTTGTTGAACCCGCTCTTCCAGTTGATTGTTCAGCATCGAGACTGCGTCCTGTGCTCGCGTTCGCTGTTCCAGTTCCTGCTGAAGCTGCGCGTAGAGGCCGGCATTCTCTACCGCCAGGGCCGCTCGGTGCGCCACCTCGAGCAGAAATGGCAAATCCTGCTCCTGGTAAACGTGTCCCACATGGCTGCTGGCCAGAGCCATCACGCCCACCGTCCGCCCGTGCACGGTCAACGGGAGCTGCACCATTGAATGCAGCTCCAATCCCCGGACAGCTTCGAGGTAGGCCTCGTCGTCGCTGGCAGCCAGAATCATTTCTTCCGTGATGATGGGAATCAACCGGGGCTCTCCGGTGCGAAACACCTGACCAGCACCGGAACTGTTGATCAGCACAGGGTGGTGCTCGGTCATCCGACGCACCAGGACGATTTTTGAGGGGTCTTCGTGAGCCACCGCAACCGGAATGAGGCGCTCACCCTCCGGCAAAGACACCGAACACCAGTCGGCCAATCGCGGTACCGCCAGTCCGGTCAGGGTCTCAAGCGTATCCTGCAGTTCCAGCGAGGTGTTCAGGGCCTGACCGGCTTCCGACAGATACTCCAGCCGCTCCTGCAGCGCCTCGGCCTGCTGACGGGCCCGGCGTTCTTCATGCAGCGCCCGGCTGCGGTGCAGGGCCTGGGCACACTGTGCGGCGAGGACGCGCAGAAATGTCCGTTCATACGGGGAAAAGGTCCGCTCTTCTCGAAACGAGAGGACCAGGACCCCGAGCGCATCGTCACCCGCCAGCAACGGCAGGTCCACGACGCTGCCATGAAAGTTCTGAATGTGTGGAGCAACCTCAGGGTAGGCCGTGCGGGCCTGCTGGAGTGATTCTAGAAAGAGGGCCTCGCGGCGGTTATAAGCCATCACGAAGGGAAGCTGAGCGTTCAGCGGGACCGACTTCAGGAAGGTGACCGCGTCCTCCCGGTAGGCGTAAGAACCGATGAAGATCAGTTCCTGGGCGGTTTCCGAGCGCAATGACACAAAGCCGCCATCCGCGCCGATGGCTTTGATTCCTTCGTCAATGACGGCCTGAATGACCGCTTGTGGCTGGTCGGTCCGGCCGAGGAGGTCGACGAACCGGAACCAATCCAACAGTTTGCTTTCAGTGCTCAGCGGCATAAAGATCTCTTATTCTGGCAGATGACCCTCAGCGCAGCCTTCACGCGAGCTCAGTGCCGCACAATCCAGCTCTGGAGGCAGCAGGTTGTTGCTGGCTTGAGAGCAGCCCATATGGTCAGCGAGCACCGATGGGTCCCGGTCCTGGCCACCTGCCAGAGTTCTGGCAACTTAACCTCAGTGAAATCGGAGGAGCCCAGCAAGTGACTTGAGAAGCAAGCCACCTGCTGCATCACCTCTCGCCAAAGGAGACATGTTGTGGTTTGGTTGCTTCGTTTGAGGGCGGCGGGGATGCTGGTTCGGGCATGGCGGGGAAGATTCGAGACCCGGGCGTACAGCGCGCGGAAGTCCTGCAATCGCCGCCGTCGTTTAAAGCTGAGCGGGCTGCGTCCCTGCTGCCGGGTGGGGCGATGGGACTGTTCAACCCGATTGTTGTAAGGCCTGTATCAGGTTCATCGAATGTTGTGTGAATATGAGTCCGAGCTTTCCTAAAGCTGTCAGTGCCTAAGGGTGACCAGCCTTTCGGCTTCCCCTACATTTTGTCTGAGATTAAATTAATTTGATGTTTTTGGTAACTGGCGTATAAGAATAGGGTGACATGAGTTGCTCAACACTTCATTTAACACAACCGTTGACAGCGTCTGCCTGACCTCATTGACTCCAGACAGGACGGGCAGTGCCGGCTAACGCCATGAGCCGCTTCAAGTTGATTCGCACCTTGGCCAGTGCAGACCCCCCCATTTCCAATCTCTATTCTTTATGCTATGTTTTTTAAAGCAGTTTACAGAATGGAACCGGGGTGACACAGGGGCCGTTCTGCGGAGGTCTCATGTTCAAATCCCTACGCCGCCGTGCACTTCGGAAACAGCCATTTCCTGAACCGTGGCTGGAGGTCCTTGAGCGCCGCCTCGTTTGGTATGGTCGCCTCACGCCAGACCTGCAATTGCGCTTGCAGGGCCGCATTCAAATCTTTGTCCACGAAAAGACGTTCATAGGCTGTGGCGGCCTGGAAGTCACCGACGTCATGCGCGTCCTCGTGGCGGCCCAGGCGTGTCGCCTGGAGCTGCATCACGAACCAAGCCACTTTCCGCAGTGTGAGACGATTTTCCTCTACCCGAATGCATTTGTCTCGACCGTCACGCATCTGTTGCCGGGCGGTGTGATCGAGCAGGTGCCAACGGTACGCATTGGTGAGTCCTGGCACCGGGGCAGTGTGGTGCTGTCCTGGAACGCCGTGGAGGCCAGCACCTGGGCTGAGTGGACCGGGCAAAATGTTGTTCTGCATGAATTTGCCCATCAGCTTGACAGTAGTGGTGGAGCCGTTGATGGCGTGCCAGTCCTGCGGAATTTGGCCGCTTATGCCCGGTGGGAGCGGGTCGTGGATCGGGCGTTGACCCATCTGCGCCTGCGACTGGGCCAGGGAGAACGACCGATCGATCCCTACGCTGCGCAGAACCCGGCGGAATTTTTTGCAGTGGCCACAGAGCTTTACTTTGAGACTCCGCAGGCTCTGCGTGCCTTTGATCCCGAATTGCATCAACTCTTGGCAGACTATTACGGTGTTTTTCCAATGTACCGTGCTGAAGCTGCCTGAGCAGGCAGCTGTGCAGGGGTGCTGAAGAGACCGCCTGCGTTGCTGCCGTTCGGACCGGCCGGCGCTGAATGACACAGAACGCGGCGGGTCTAACAACCAGGGCCCACCCGAACCGCGATCAATTCAGGCTGATCTGCTCTGGCTCTTGGCGAACACCTCGTCCGAACTTGACTTTGCCAGGCCTACTTGTCTGCATCCAGATCGGCCATTCGAAATCGTCTTCCTGCCGTGGAAGATCTTGCAGCTCCGATGGCGAAGAGCAGAGTTCTGGCGGAGCAGCGCGACAAACGGTTTTGGTACCCTGACCTCAGGAGATCCGCTCGCTGTGACTGAGTGCAAGGCTGGCTGGAACCGCTCTCCACTCAGCATCTTCCAGCACTCACTCTGGCTGTCCTGCCGGTTTTCCTCAGT from Deinococcus humi includes:
- a CDS encoding ParA family protein; the encoded protein is MKTLTVFNYAGGAGKTSIVRDVGCEFAQAGQRVLLVDLDPQVSLTSAIPSSAADGVR
- a CDS encoding hydroxypyruvate isomerase family protein; translated protein: MRQSAAWWCFAPLLGPAPFVRAAAEIGYEALDLVPHEYWALVKAHGLRIACIAGHGSILEGLCDAQHHGRIVTELTQTIALARHHDIANLVCFAGSSTTGSDESAIAASAEVLRRVTPIAEDAGVTLILELLNSRVDHPGYRADRTAWGVAVCRAVESPRMKLLYDIYHMQIMEGDLIRSISEYHPYFAHYHTAGNPGRNEINGTQEIYYPAVLRAIQETGFDGYVAHEFVPRGSALSGLREAFSITRG
- a CDS encoding ATP-binding protein, producing the protein MPLSTESKLLDWFRFVDLLGRTDQPQAVIQAVIDEGIKAIGADGGFVSLRSETAQELIFIGSYAYREDAVTFLKSVPLNAQLPFVMAYNRREALFLESLQQARTAYPEVAPHIQNFHGSVVDLPLLAGDDALGVLVLSFREERTFSPYERTFLRVLAAQCAQALHRSRALHEERRARQQAEALQERLEYLSEAGQALNTSLELQDTLETLTGLAVPRLADWCSVSLPEGERLIPVAVAHEDPSKIVLVRRMTEHHPVLINSSGAGQVFRTGEPRLIPIITEEMILAASDDEAYLEAVRGLELHSMVQLPLTVHGRTVGVMALASSHVGHVYQEQDLPFLLEVAHRAALAVENAGLYAQLQQELEQRTRAQDAVSMLNNQLEERVQQRTQALEIANANLEAFTYSASHDLRAPVRHIHSFAELLQRRLSTEDERTRMLLTQIQNAAHRMDELTMGLLDLARVSSQALEFGPVSLDHLVQQIMTDLAPDVGERRIVWEIGDLPVVCGDQRLLRQVFLNLLDNAIKYTRTRAQASIAVRAHTVPEGLSIEITDNGAGFDPQMSSRLFGLFQRLHHQDEFEGIGVGLATVWRIMNRHGGQIRAEGHPGQGATFTLIFPERMDFTLDN
- a CDS encoding zinc-dependent peptidase, which gives rise to MFKSLRRRALRKQPFPEPWLEVLERRLVWYGRLTPDLQLRLQGRIQIFVHEKTFIGCGGLEVTDVMRVLVAAQACRLELHHEPSHFPQCETIFLYPNAFVSTVTHLLPGGVIEQVPTVRIGESWHRGSVVLSWNAVEASTWAEWTGQNVVLHEFAHQLDSSGGAVDGVPVLRNLAAYARWERVVDRALTHLRLRLGQGERPIDPYAAQNPAEFFAVATELYFETPQALRAFDPELHQLLADYYGVFPMYRAEAA